A segment of the Anaerolineae bacterium genome:
TTTATCGGGCTGGAAACGTTCCGGATTCGACAGCGGAGGGCGGGCAAGCTATGAGCGCGACGTACCTGGTGACAGGCGGGGCAGGGTTTATTGGATCGCATCTCGTCGAGGCGCTGGTTGCCGCCGGTCAAACCGTGCGGGTGATCGATAACTTCGCCACCGGACGCCCGGAGAATCTGGCCCCCTTCCGGGAGCATATCACCTTCTACGAGGTCGACATCACCGATCGCCCGGCGCTGGACGAGCCGTTTCGCGGGGTTGATTATGTCCTGCATCAGGCGGCGATCCCGTCCGTACCGCGCAGCGTCGACGACCCGCTGGGCACCCACAACGCCAATGTCACCGGCACGATCAACGTGCTGGACGCAGCGCGGCGGGCGGGGGTCCGCCGCGTGGTATACGCTGCGTCTTCTTCCGCCTACGGCGAGATCGCGGGCGAGTACAAGCGGGAAGATATGCTGCCGCAACCGCTTTCCCCGTACGCCGCCGCCAAGCTGGCCGGGGAATACTACTGCCAGGCCTTCTACCACGTGTACGGGCTGGAGACGGTTGCCCTGCGCTACTTCAATGTGTTTGGCCCGCGCCAGGACCCCACCAGCCAGTACGCAGCGGTCATCCCGCTGTTTATCACGGCTATGCTGCAGGGCCGCCAGCCGACGATCTTTGGCGATGGCCTGCAGAGCCGCGACTTCACCTTTGTGGCCAATGTGGTGCATGGCAACCTGCTGGCCTGCACTGCCCCGGACGCCGCCGGGCAGGTGATCAACCTGGCCTGCGGGGAAAGCATCTCCCTGCT
Coding sequences within it:
- a CDS encoding SDR family oxidoreductase, encoding MSATYLVTGGAGFIGSHLVEALVAAGQTVRVIDNFATGRPENLAPFREHITFYEVDITDRPALDEPFRGVDYVLHQAAIPSVPRSVDDPLGTHNANVTGTINVLDAARRAGVRRVVYAASSSAYGEIAGEYKREDMLPQPLSPYAAAKLAGEYYCQAFYHVYGLETVALRYFNVFGPRQDPTSQYAAVIPLFITAMLQGRQPTIFGDGLQSRDFTFVANVVHGNLLACTAPDAAGQVINLACGESISLLELVEAINAILGTNIRPLHAAPRPGDIKHSRADISRARQLLGYTPQVSFQDGLARTVDFFHAGS